The Saccharothrix sp. HUAS TT1 genome contains a region encoding:
- a CDS encoding ATP-binding protein, with protein MSTATTADREPQAGPPLDLHHYGHDTGDPLTGLHLVHGGPGTGKSALAHRIALRHVDLGVPVWLAGGGTDDAPHPWSSLPTQARWSDPAAALQAVFAKIRIDGGPLLLVVDEAGTALFEGDAGHWTRYLATWGRGQLVGAVLLTRRMNQVPLETQSAAATVTVCPDGRTARRPTAPTDRTGDAEG; from the coding sequence GTGAGCACCGCGACCACCGCCGACCGCGAACCCCAGGCCGGGCCGCCGCTCGACCTGCACCACTACGGCCACGACACCGGCGACCCGCTCACCGGCCTGCACCTGGTGCACGGCGGGCCCGGCACCGGGAAGTCCGCGCTGGCCCACCGGATCGCGCTGCGCCACGTCGACCTCGGCGTGCCCGTGTGGCTGGCCGGCGGCGGGACCGACGACGCGCCCCACCCCTGGAGCAGCCTGCCCACGCAGGCCCGCTGGAGCGACCCGGCCGCCGCGCTGCAAGCCGTGTTCGCCAAGATCCGCATCGACGGCGGGCCGCTCCTGCTGGTCGTCGACGAGGCCGGCACCGCCCTGTTCGAGGGCGACGCCGGGCACTGGACGCGCTACCTCGCCACGTGGGGGCGCGGCCAGCTCGTCGGCGCGGTGCTGCTCACCCGGCGCATGAACCAGGTGCCGCTGGAGACGCAGTCCGCCGCCGCCACCGTGACCGTGTGCCCCGACGGGCGTACGGCACGCCGACCGACCGCACCGACCGACAGGACAGGAGACGCCGAAGGATGA
- a CDS encoding ATP-binding protein gives MTHDQEQPARPHDGQEPAPRGVHLPDAFFDWLFSDTEADPVPPGMPTRVHVVHGPAGSGKTRLLREHAAALHRHELPRPPEVWLFDPRDDGTRQAMSAHPPREWEDLDTLVRMLNVHLGGQPKGTRTPLLVLLDHLDPGPGGLGGPRLIRTLIDVNERWTHAPIGVLLTVRDLDEFDDTETMSPVLLAGSTVTALEPRPDGAPDSPTRSTVPAGTPRPLEA, from the coding sequence ATGACCCACGACCAGGAGCAGCCCGCCCGGCCGCACGACGGGCAGGAACCGGCCCCGCGCGGCGTGCACCTGCCCGACGCGTTCTTCGACTGGCTGTTCTCCGACACCGAGGCCGACCCGGTGCCGCCCGGGATGCCCACCCGCGTGCACGTCGTCCACGGCCCCGCCGGAAGCGGCAAGACCCGGCTGCTGCGCGAGCACGCCGCCGCCCTGCACCGGCACGAGCTGCCCCGCCCGCCCGAGGTGTGGCTGTTCGACCCCCGCGACGACGGGACGCGGCAGGCGATGTCCGCCCACCCGCCGAGGGAGTGGGAAGACCTCGACACGCTCGTCCGGATGCTCAACGTGCACCTCGGCGGGCAGCCGAAGGGAACCCGCACGCCGCTGCTGGTGCTGCTGGACCACCTCGACCCCGGCCCCGGCGGGCTGGGCGGCCCGCGGCTGATCCGCACGCTGATCGACGTGAACGAGCGGTGGACGCACGCGCCGATCGGCGTCCTGCTCACCGTCCGCGACCTCGACGAGTTCGACGACACCGAGACGATGTCCCCGGTCCTGCTCGCCGGCTCCACCGTCACCGCGCTGGAGCCCCGCCCGGACGGCGCACCCGACTCCCCGACCCGATCGACGGTCCCGGCGGGCACGCCGCGACCGCTGGAGGCATGA
- a CDS encoding SoxR reducing system RseC family protein — protein MSDDGTIGGSALRGGNFDLDEVVTRVQLAGAHLAVTKGAWYPSPALHLPDEDATAFTGRLMHSTHSPYDHRRYRSCAIGEHRSCTDRSSGPQRGCQCPCHADVGDDGLPKVPVAAVAALRPAYSLPDTTVRRVLGVALREQRAGRLRSLEDLRIALGHEYGSYVADGFVIDVAAMLEFGLRQGEEDEAVREQIRDWRLLAEAARIRYEVDGDTPMPGDPARPDRELPLVAPPVPEQNLDGRFGDLVPSGVLLGDYRARRDDTNDRNLSDFPFGLLFVGTGVASVVLGALEPRDLLSIAVGVALLLFGWVLLSLHAKASGRRAELENWRAALIASGVPADAVDAPADHGHPEDGHPEDDDPEDDRHGHDRHERVDGRDGDNDTLAPGELDFLVFHDERHRDGQDQDEQGDERTGERA, from the coding sequence ATGAGCGACGACGGCACGATCGGCGGTTCCGCCCTGCGCGGCGGGAACTTCGACCTCGACGAGGTCGTGACGCGCGTGCAGCTGGCGGGCGCGCACCTCGCCGTCACCAAGGGCGCCTGGTATCCGTCGCCCGCGCTGCACCTGCCCGACGAGGACGCCACCGCGTTCACCGGACGGCTGATGCACTCCACCCACAGCCCCTACGACCACCGCCGCTACCGGTCGTGCGCGATCGGCGAGCACCGCTCGTGCACCGACCGCAGCAGCGGCCCGCAGCGCGGCTGCCAGTGCCCCTGCCACGCCGACGTCGGGGACGACGGGCTGCCGAAGGTGCCCGTCGCCGCAGTCGCCGCGCTGCGCCCGGCCTACTCGCTGCCCGACACCACCGTGCGGCGGGTGCTCGGCGTGGCGCTGCGCGAGCAGCGCGCGGGCCGGCTGCGCAGCCTGGAGGACCTGCGGATCGCCCTGGGCCACGAGTACGGCTCGTACGTCGCGGACGGGTTCGTGATCGACGTCGCCGCGATGCTGGAGTTCGGCCTGCGCCAGGGCGAGGAGGACGAGGCGGTGCGGGAGCAGATCCGCGACTGGCGACTGCTGGCCGAGGCCGCGCGCATCCGCTACGAGGTCGACGGCGACACCCCGATGCCCGGCGACCCGGCCCGGCCCGACCGGGAGTTGCCGCTCGTCGCCCCGCCCGTGCCCGAGCAGAACCTGGACGGCCGTTTCGGGGACCTGGTGCCCTCCGGGGTGCTGCTGGGCGACTACCGGGCCCGCCGCGACGACACGAACGACCGCAACCTCAGCGACTTCCCGTTCGGGCTGCTGTTCGTCGGCACCGGCGTCGCCAGCGTCGTGCTCGGCGCCCTGGAGCCGCGCGACCTGCTGTCGATCGCCGTGGGCGTGGCGCTGCTGCTGTTCGGCTGGGTGCTGCTGTCCCTGCACGCCAAGGCGTCCGGGCGGCGCGCCGAGCTGGAGAACTGGCGGGCCGCGCTGATCGCCTCCGGGGTGCCGGCCGACGCCGTCGACGCCCCCGCCGACCACGGACACCCCGAGGACGGGCATCCCGAGGACGACGACCCCGAGGACGACCGGCACGGACACGACCGGCACGAGCGGGTCGACGGGCGGGACGGGGACAACGACACCCTTGCGCCGGGCGAGCTGGACTTCCTGGTGTTCCACGACGAGCGGCACCGCGACGGGCAGGACCAGGACGAGCAGGGCGACGAGCGGACGGGAGAGCGGGCATGA
- a CDS encoding DUF2786 domain-containing protein — MADEKMIDRIAALLELAKDKRTPEHEAQAAGRMAEKLMIRHAIDVTVLAARGGQVVEEEIVQARVELPSPYAKEKGFLLAAVARYIQCKTVLDTSNGWRQGAGAWLHGYESDVRRTQMLYASLVAQAMRGLLGQQARIGEDVATFRSSWLLGFTAEVAARLKVAHDEGVAEIEGNGERAALAVADRTSRVLAFVTNLYPETKPVSIRSSGSGRAAGRRAGRTADLGQPRVQEANQKSLT; from the coding sequence GTGGCCGACGAGAAGATGATCGACAGGATCGCCGCGCTGCTGGAGCTGGCCAAGGACAAGCGCACCCCCGAGCACGAGGCCCAGGCCGCCGGGCGCATGGCCGAGAAGCTGATGATCCGCCACGCCATCGACGTCACGGTGCTGGCCGCACGCGGCGGCCAGGTGGTCGAGGAGGAGATCGTCCAGGCGCGGGTCGAGCTGCCCTCCCCGTACGCCAAGGAGAAAGGCTTCCTGCTCGCCGCCGTCGCCCGCTACATCCAGTGCAAGACCGTGCTCGACACGAGCAACGGGTGGCGCCAGGGCGCCGGGGCGTGGCTGCACGGCTACGAGAGCGACGTGCGCCGCACGCAGATGCTCTACGCCTCGCTCGTCGCGCAGGCCATGCGCGGGCTGCTGGGCCAGCAGGCCAGGATCGGGGAGGACGTGGCCACGTTCCGCTCCAGTTGGCTGCTGGGGTTCACCGCCGAGGTCGCCGCGCGGTTGAAGGTGGCGCACGACGAGGGCGTGGCCGAGATCGAGGGCAACGGCGAGCGCGCCGCGCTGGCGGTCGCCGACCGCACCAGCCGGGTGCTGGCGTTCGTCACGAACCTGTACCCGGAGACCAAGCCGGTGTCCATCCGCAGCAGCGGGTCCGGCCGCGCCGCCGGCCGCCGCGCCGGGCGCACCGCCGACCTGGGCCAGCCGCGTGTGCAGGAGGCCAACCAGAAGTCCCTGACCTGA
- a CDS encoding SsgA family sporulation/cell division regulator: MSLHHQPENGPGPVLVDHDPRGDHVVTGVYGLVDLGFGARTHVVFVWAQAAPYVVRGFFTDPRNGVHRTWDLARQTLCDGNDDLDADVRVTWDGDTLHLTLCSPSGRARLDLDSAWIGRLLAATYDIVPVAAEWAGGDFPFAVLAGEPDRSGHRRPGDATAGGTPTAPDPDDLPAPPADVDRDEPGRDAGGCRW, translated from the coding sequence ATGAGCCTCCACCACCAGCCCGAGAACGGCCCCGGCCCCGTGCTGGTCGACCACGACCCGCGCGGCGACCACGTCGTCACCGGCGTCTACGGCCTGGTCGACCTCGGCTTCGGCGCCCGCACCCATGTCGTGTTCGTGTGGGCGCAGGCCGCGCCCTACGTGGTGCGCGGTTTCTTCACCGACCCGCGCAACGGCGTGCACCGCACCTGGGACCTGGCGCGGCAGACGCTGTGCGACGGCAACGACGACCTCGACGCCGACGTGCGCGTCACCTGGGACGGCGACACGCTGCACCTCACGCTGTGCTCGCCGTCCGGGCGGGCCCGCCTGGACCTCGACAGCGCCTGGATCGGCCGGCTGCTGGCCGCCACCTACGACATCGTCCCGGTCGCCGCCGAGTGGGCCGGTGGCGACTTCCCGTTCGCCGTGCTCGCCGGCGAACCCGACCGCTCCGGCCACCGCCGGCCCGGTGACGCGACCGCCGGCGGCACGCCGACCGCGCCGGACCCGGACGACCTGCCCGCGCCGCCCGCCGACGTCGACCGCGACGAGCCGGGGCGGGACGCCGGGGGGTGCCGGTGGTGA